The uncultured Dysgonomonas sp. genome contains the following window.
CAGATCAGGCTGTAACTACTGCGGAAGCTGCTGTTAGCAGTGCTAAAGCCCAGGTTCAGACCGCACAATTGAACGTAGACAGAATCAAACCACTTGCCGATAAGGGTATTGTGAGTGTCACACAACTAAATACATATCAGAATGCATTATTATCGTCTCAAGCGACACTGGAGCAAGCTAACGCGCAACTAAAAAATGCGAAAGCAACAAAAAGTTGGGCTGATGTAACAAGCCCTGTTGATGGAGTTATAGGAGCAATCCCTTACCGTCAAGGCAGCTTGGTAAACAGTACTAATGCACTGACTACAGTGGCTAATACCAGTAATGTTTTCGCTTACTTTTCGATGAACGAAAAAGCTCTAACTGAATTTTTGAATACATTGGAAGGAAAAACCCAGGCTGAAAAGATTAAAAATGCTCCGGAAATTACATTAACTCTTGCTGATGGAACGGTATATCCTGAAAAAGGTAAACTGGAAACCATTACAGGTGTGGTAAATATAGCAACAGGTTCGGCTAATTTCAGAGCTGAATTTCCTAATACACACGGAGAATTGAGAAGCGGTACCAGCGGTAAAATCTCAATACCAAGAACATTAAGCAATGTATTTATAATTCCTCAGGAAGCTACATTTGCCCAGCAAGATAAATTACTTGTATATAAAGTACAGGGAGACTCTGTGGTACAAAAAACAATTACAGCATTGTCAACACCTGATGGAAAACAATTCGCTGTAACAGATGGCTTACAGTCAGGTGACAGAATCGTTCTAAAAGGTGTAGCCACACTTACAAACGGTAAAAAGATTATAGCAGAATAATTGCTTTAACTAGCTTAAAATTAAAAAAGAAACACAATGTTAAAAACATTTATAGAGAGACCCGTATTATCTACCGTAATATCCATTATCATTGTGGTATTAGGGATAATCGGCCTGGCAACATTGCCGGTAGAACAATATCCAAATATTGCTCCGCCTACAGTGCAGGTGACAGCTAACTATCCCGGAGCCAATGCCGATGTGGTGATGAATAGCGTTGTTATTCCACTGGAAGAGCAGATAAACGGTGTGGAAGGTATGACTTATATGACATCCTCTGCATCTAACAGTGGATCTGCCAATATAACTGTATTTTTTGAACAAGGGATAAATCCGGATATTGCGGCCGTTAACGTACAGAACCTTGCCGCTCGCGCAAATCCGTTGTTACCATCGGAGGTCACTCAAACAGGGGTGACGGTGAGAAAACAACAGAGTAGTACAATCATGATGATCGCGCTAACCGCTGATAATCCTGATTTGGACGCCCAGTTTATACAGAACTATGCTAACATTAACATCCTGCCTCAGATCAAGCGTGTACATGGTGTGGGAGATGCGAATGTATATGGAGCAAAAGACTACTCTATGCGTATCTGGTTCAAACCGGATGTAATGGCATCATACAAAATAACTCCAATGGAAGTTATTGCAGCTCTGACAGAACAGAATATAGAGGCTGCCCCGGGTGAGCTTGGGCAAAATAGTGATCAGGCATTCCAGTACACTTTAAAATTTACAGGCCGCTTAAAAACTACAGATGAATTCGGCTCCATAATCGTACGTTCTCAGAACGGACAAATACTTAGATTGAACGATGTTGCAGATGTTGAACTCGGATCGTTGAGTTATTCGGTAATATCCCGAACCGACGGTTTGGAATCTGTTGCGATAGGTATTAGCCAGACAGCAGGGTCGAATGCACAAGAGGTAATTGACAACATCAAAAGTGAACTATCAAAAGCTTCTGTTACATTTCCTCCGGGACTTAAAATTACTTACATGATGGACGCTAATGAATTCCTTAGCGCATCTATCGAAAAAGTAATCCATACGTTGATCGAGGCATTTATACTCGTATTTATTGTTGTGTTCGTATTCTTACAGGATATACGATCTACTCTTATACCGGCGGTGGCCGTTCCGGTAG
Protein-coding sequences here:
- a CDS encoding efflux RND transporter periplasmic adaptor subunit, whose translation is MNVKKIVIGAMALLVMVSCGNKNANPAGGGQAAPQKYTTAVLAEQSAQLETVYPVTIKGKEDIEIRPRIDGFIDAIYVDEGSVVKKGQSLFKINSPSADQAVTTAEAAVSSAKAQVQTAQLNVDRIKPLADKGIVSVTQLNTYQNALLSSQATLEQANAQLKNAKATKSWADVTSPVDGVIGAIPYRQGSLVNSTNALTTVANTSNVFAYFSMNEKALTEFLNTLEGKTQAEKIKNAPEITLTLADGTVYPEKGKLETITGVVNIATGSANFRAEFPNTHGELRSGTSGKISIPRTLSNVFIIPQEATFAQQDKLLVYKVQGDSVVQKTITALSTPDGKQFAVTDGLQSGDRIVLKGVATLTNGKKIIAE